A window of the Lactuca sativa cultivar Salinas chromosome 7, Lsat_Salinas_v11, whole genome shotgun sequence genome harbors these coding sequences:
- the LOC111910989 gene encoding uncharacterized protein LOC111910989, with protein sequence MKCFFFDEDCNSFLIGCQYKIIDKFLANRLAEVIDSLVSVEQSAFIKGRQILDGLFLLNEIVAWSKSSKNPILIFKVDFEKAYDSVSWDYLLEIMRIMGFSSLWCNWVLEMLSSATVSVLVNGSSSR encoded by the coding sequence atgaaatgttttttttttgatgaAGATTGTAATTCTTTTTTGATTGGTTGCCAATATAAGATTATTGATAAATTTCTTGCAAATAGATTGGCCGAGGTTATTGATAGTCTGGTTAGTGTGGAGCAATCGGCTTTCATAAAAGGCAGGCAGATTTTGGATGGTCTGTTTCTTCTCAATGAAATTGTAGCATGGAGTAAATCTTCTAAGAATCCGATTTTGATATTCAAAGTGGATTTTGAAAAAGCTTATGATTCGGTTTCATGGGATTATTTGCTTGAAATCATGCGAATTATGGGGTTTAGTTCTTTGTGGTGTAATTGGGTTTTGGAAATGTTGTCTTCTGCTACAGTCTCCGTCTTGGTGAATGGTTCTTCATCCCGGTAA